Proteins encoded together in one Polaribacter reichenbachii window:
- a CDS encoding cell division protein ZapA: MSNKLKINVVIAGRTYPLSVNNTKEEEGMRKAANAINKLISMYEQNYAVSDKQDVLAMSALQFASKLEILSLQKSDNKKEEIQKLNELTNLVKTHLE, translated from the coding sequence GTGAGTAATAAATTAAAGATTAATGTTGTAATTGCTGGTAGAACCTACCCTTTAAGTGTAAATAACACCAAAGAAGAAGAAGGTATGCGTAAAGCCGCTAATGCAATTAACAAGTTAATTTCTATGTACGAGCAAAATTATGCAGTAAGTGATAAACAAGATGTTTTAGCAATGTCTGCATTACAATTTGCATCAAAATTAGAAATATTATCTTTACAAAAGTCAGATAATAAAAAGGAAGAAATACAAAAGCTAAATGAACTTACCAATTTGGTAAAAACGCATTTAGAATAA
- a CDS encoding M23 family metallopeptidase — protein sequence MKQLILFTLLAFHFFTFSQEKYPTDYFRNPLDVPVFLSGSFGELRSNHFHAGLDIKTQGKEGLKVFAAADGYVSRIKVQQFGYGKAIYVTHPNGFTTVYGHLSKFNDEIEAYVKSVQYKKEDYNTGNLFLKEDKFPLQKGDLLAYSGDTGGSGGPHLHFEIRNTASENIINPLLFGIKVQDTRTPAFQSLKGYTLSTDARINQQKKSFQIPIKSLGNGNYIADKITASGYISFGVSVFDRFNGVPNKNGIYSLEMFVNGKRFYYHDVETFSFAESKYLNLHIDYEHYKKYKRRYQKTHKETANKLSTYEKLINNGKINIQKGMNYNIEIIAKDFAGNKSAIKIPVSGIESNTVFSAQKDTTAYKIIAKNFYKFSEGDVSIAFPKNTFYKDLYLDFKVDNNIAKIHKPTVPLNKSFTLTFNVSKYSEKEKQQLYIANLEYPKYPRYYYTRKKDTTFYTTTKVLGNYTLATDSIKPKIKLLYFKDQQWISSAKTLKVKISDIGSGIKNWRATIDGKWILMQYNHKKRILTYNFSDKKLVGSKHIFKLVVSDNVGNTNELSATFFKKQ from the coding sequence TTGAAACAGCTTATATTATTTACTCTTTTAGCATTCCATTTTTTTACATTTTCTCAAGAGAAATATCCAACAGATTACTTTAGAAACCCTTTAGATGTTCCTGTTTTTCTATCTGGTTCTTTTGGTGAATTACGAAGCAACCATTTTCACGCAGGTTTAGACATTAAAACTCAAGGTAAAGAAGGTTTAAAAGTTTTTGCAGCTGCAGATGGTTATGTATCTAGAATTAAAGTGCAGCAATTTGGTTATGGTAAAGCGATTTATGTTACGCACCCAAATGGATTTACAACCGTATACGGTCATTTAAGTAAATTTAATGATGAAATTGAAGCTTATGTTAAAAGCGTTCAATACAAAAAGGAAGATTATAATACTGGAAATCTTTTTTTAAAAGAGGATAAATTCCCACTACAGAAAGGAGATCTTCTCGCTTATTCTGGTGATACTGGTGGTTCTGGTGGACCACATTTGCATTTTGAAATTAGAAATACTGCATCAGAAAACATAATAAATCCTTTGTTATTTGGTATAAAAGTTCAAGATACTAGAACACCTGCTTTTCAGTCTTTAAAAGGGTATACTTTAAGTACTGATGCTAGAATTAATCAACAAAAAAAGAGTTTTCAAATCCCTATAAAAAGTCTTGGAAATGGAAATTATATTGCTGATAAAATTACTGCAAGCGGTTACATAAGTTTTGGAGTTAGCGTTTTTGATCGTTTTAATGGTGTACCTAATAAAAACGGAATTTACAGTTTAGAAATGTTTGTAAATGGCAAACGTTTTTATTATCATGATGTAGAAACTTTTTCTTTTGCAGAAAGTAAATACTTAAACTTACATATTGATTACGAGCATTACAAAAAATACAAAAGACGTTATCAAAAAACACATAAAGAAACTGCGAATAAATTATCGACCTATGAAAAGTTAATTAATAATGGAAAAATTAACATCCAAAAAGGAATGAATTATAATATAGAAATTATCGCAAAAGATTTTGCAGGCAATAAAAGTGCTATTAAAATTCCTGTTTCTGGTATAGAAAGTAATACCGTCTTTTCTGCTCAAAAAGACACAACCGCTTATAAAATTATAGCTAAAAACTTTTATAAATTTAGTGAAGGTGATGTTAGTATCGCATTTCCTAAAAATACTTTTTATAAAGATTTGTATCTAGATTTTAAGGTTGATAATAATATCGCCAAAATTCATAAACCAACTGTACCATTAAATAAAAGTTTTACGCTAACATTTAACGTATCTAAATATTCAGAAAAAGAAAAGCAACAGCTTTATATTGCCAATTTAGAATATCCTAAATACCCAAGATACTACTATACTAGAAAAAAAGATACTACTTTTTATACCACAACTAAAGTTTTAGGAAACTACACTTTAGCTACAGATTCTATAAAACCAAAAATTAAATTGCTCTATTTTAAAGACCAACAATGGATTAGTAGTGCTAAAACATTAAAAGTAAAAATTAGTGATATTGGTTCTGGCATAAAAAATTGGAGAGCCACAATTGATGGTAAATGGATTTTAATGCAATACAACCATAAAAAAAGAATTTTAACCTATAATTTTAGTGATAAAAAATTGGTGGGAAGTAAACATATCTTTAAACTTGTAGTATCAGACAATGTTGGAAATACGAATGAGTTATCTGCAACGTTCTTTAAGAAACAATAA
- the rny gene encoding ribonuclease Y, translated as MDGMVLPTIMGVLVGIAIGFMIFKALEKSRGKKILDGTRKEAATILKEAKIDAESVKKDKILQAKEKFIELKAEHEKVILSREKKISDVEKRIRDRESKVASELDKNKRLNQSLESKEKDYNFKLDFLEKKEDDLEKMHKRHVDMLEQISGLSAEEAKKELVASLKDEAKTEAMAFVQTSIEEAKLTAEQEARKVVLGTIQRVGVEQAVENCVSVFNLESDDVKGRIIGREGRNIRALESATGVEIIVDDTPEAIILSCFDPVRREIARLAMHKLVTDGRIHPARIEEVVKKTEKQINQEIIEVGKRTVIDLGIHGLHPELIKAVGRMKYRSSYGQNLLQHSREVANLCGIMASEMGINAKLAKRAGLLHDIGKVPEAESELPHALLGMQWAEKFGEKDEVCNAIGAHHDEIEMKSLLSPIVQVCDAISGARPGARRQVLDSYIQRLKDLEAIAFGFNGVQKAYAIQAGRELRVMVESTKVNDTKASELSFSISQKIQNDMTYPGQVKVTVIRETRAVNVAK; from the coding sequence ATGGATGGAATGGTACTACCCACTATTATGGGAGTTTTAGTAGGGATAGCAATAGGTTTTATGATTTTTAAAGCCTTAGAAAAATCAAGAGGTAAGAAAATTCTTGATGGTACAAGAAAAGAAGCAGCAACAATATTAAAAGAAGCAAAAATTGATGCAGAATCAGTAAAGAAAGATAAAATATTACAAGCAAAAGAAAAATTTATTGAACTAAAAGCTGAGCACGAAAAAGTAATCTTATCAAGAGAAAAGAAGATTTCTGATGTTGAGAAAAGAATTAGAGATAGAGAGTCTAAAGTAGCTTCTGAACTTGATAAAAATAAACGATTAAACCAATCTTTAGAAAGTAAAGAAAAAGATTATAATTTTAAATTAGATTTCTTAGAAAAGAAAGAAGATGATTTAGAAAAAATGCATAAACGCCATGTAGATATGTTAGAGCAAATCTCTGGTTTATCGGCAGAAGAAGCTAAAAAAGAATTGGTTGCCTCTTTAAAAGATGAAGCCAAAACAGAAGCAATGGCTTTTGTACAAACTTCTATAGAAGAAGCTAAATTAACTGCAGAACAAGAAGCAAGAAAAGTTGTTTTAGGTACTATACAAAGAGTAGGTGTAGAGCAAGCTGTAGAAAATTGTGTATCTGTTTTTAACTTAGAATCAGATGATGTAAAAGGTAGAATTATTGGTAGAGAAGGGCGTAATATTAGAGCTTTAGAATCTGCAACTGGTGTAGAAATTATTGTTGATGATACTCCAGAAGCTATTATTTTATCTTGTTTTGATCCTGTTCGTAGAGAAATTGCACGTTTAGCAATGCACAAATTAGTAACAGATGGTAGAATACACCCAGCAAGAATTGAAGAAGTTGTAAAGAAAACTGAGAAACAAATTAATCAAGAAATTATTGAGGTTGGTAAAAGAACAGTGATTGATTTAGGTATTCACGGTTTACATCCAGAGCTTATTAAAGCTGTTGGTAGAATGAAATATCGTTCTTCTTATGGGCAAAATTTATTACAACACTCACGAGAAGTTGCAAATCTTTGTGGAATTATGGCATCTGAAATGGGTATTAATGCTAAGTTAGCTAAAAGAGCAGGTTTATTGCATGATATTGGTAAAGTGCCAGAAGCAGAAAGCGAATTACCTCACGCATTATTAGGTATGCAATGGGCTGAGAAATTTGGCGAAAAAGATGAAGTTTGTAATGCTATTGGAGCTCACCATGATGAAATTGAAATGAAGAGTTTATTATCGCCAATTGTACAAGTTTGTGATGCAATTTCAGGAGCAAGACCAGGTGCAAGACGTCAAGTTTTAGACTCGTACATACAACGTTTAAAAGATTTAGAAGCAATTGCTTTTGGTTTTAATGGCGTTCAAAAGGCATATGCAATTCAGGCTGGTCGTGAGTTAAGAGTTATGGTAGAAAGTACAAAAGTAAATGATACTAAAGCTTCTGAATTATCTTTTAGTATTTCTCAAAAAATACAGAATGATATGACCTATCCAGGTCAAGTTAAAGTTACTGTAATTAGAGAAACTAGAGCTGTAAATGTAGCGAAATAA
- a CDS encoding TonB-dependent receptor, giving the protein MKKIFLFLLFIPSFLIAQKTTILKGTIKNSKKEPVENVSIKFKNTGTSTDKNGNYSIRIPLDEEITIIYSHVSYRSITKIITAKSRNIIRFSPTLILKTEKLNEIVVKDIRKEASGIESIDIKTVKNTIGPNAGVENTLMTFAGVNNNNELSTQYNVRGGNFDENLVYVNGIEVYRPFLIRSGQQEGLSFINTNMVQNINFSAGGFQAKYGDKLSSVLDITYRKPTETATTIDASLLGASVTFEGQFLDKKLSTITGVRYRDNSLFVNSKQIETNFRPKFTDVQTYLTYDFSNKFELSFLGNFSLNNYNYQPLSRRTRFGTVADPLELVVFYSGQEQDKYLTLFSALSANYKVNDNFTLKTTASRYNTQEEEHFDIAAQYNLGEVDSNIGSENFGEVEFSQGIGSQLNHARNDLDALITNLQVRGTIKNNDKQWDFGVKYQKEDIQDRIREWEVIDSLGFSIRPPHHSGNNQPYDPFEGEITPYQSIRKDNNVAISRFSGFVQFNQRLFWNDHEVFYNLGIRAQNWSVTGNGVDSENQTIISPRLQFAIKPDWEKDMLFRVSGGMYAQPPSYRELRDFNGDLNVDVKAQKSIHFVTGMDYSFTMWDRPFKLTTEMYYKDLSDVNAYSIDNVRIRYRADNATTAYAYGLDMRLNGEFVPGSESWVSLGYLKTEENINNQGNIARPSDQRIKFGILFQDYVPNLPDLKAYLNLVYNSGVPGGSPSYSDPYNFQDRLRDYRRADLGVSYVFADNNKQFTTGLLSKFKELTAGLELFNMFDIQNAITNTWVRDVYSKTQYGIPNYMTGRVLNFKVSMKF; this is encoded by the coding sequence GTGAAAAAAATATTCTTATTTCTACTCTTTATTCCTAGTTTTTTAATTGCTCAAAAAACGACTATTTTAAAAGGTACAATTAAAAACAGTAAAAAAGAACCAGTAGAAAATGTATCTATAAAATTTAAAAATACAGGTACATCTACAGATAAAAATGGTAATTATTCTATTAGAATTCCTTTGGATGAGGAAATAACAATTATTTACAGTCACGTTTCATATAGAAGCATCACAAAAATAATTACTGCAAAAAGTAGAAATATAATTCGTTTCTCACCTACTCTAATTTTAAAAACCGAAAAATTAAACGAAATAGTTGTAAAAGACATCAGAAAAGAAGCGTCAGGAATTGAATCTATAGACATAAAAACGGTTAAAAATACCATTGGCCCAAATGCTGGTGTAGAGAATACTTTAATGACGTTTGCTGGTGTAAATAACAACAATGAATTAAGTACACAATACAATGTTAGAGGTGGTAATTTTGATGAAAATTTAGTTTATGTTAATGGTATTGAAGTATATAGGCCTTTTTTAATTAGATCTGGCCAGCAAGAAGGTTTAAGTTTTATCAACACAAATATGGTGCAGAATATTAATTTTTCTGCAGGTGGTTTTCAAGCAAAATACGGTGATAAATTATCTTCTGTTTTAGATATAACTTACAGAAAACCAACTGAAACAGCAACTACAATAGATGCTAGTTTGTTAGGTGCAAGTGTAACTTTCGAAGGTCAGTTTTTAGATAAAAAACTAAGCACAATTACTGGAGTTCGTTATAGAGACAACAGTTTATTTGTAAACAGTAAACAAATAGAAACTAATTTTAGACCTAAATTTACAGACGTACAAACCTATTTAACGTATGATTTTTCTAATAAATTTGAATTAAGTTTTCTCGGTAATTTTTCTTTAAACAATTATAATTATCAACCTTTATCTAGAAGAACACGTTTTGGTACAGTTGCAGATCCTTTAGAATTGGTTGTTTTTTATTCAGGCCAAGAACAAGACAAATATTTAACTTTATTTAGTGCTTTATCTGCGAATTATAAAGTGAATGATAACTTTACTTTAAAAACCACAGCTTCTAGATACAATACGCAAGAAGAAGAACATTTTGATATTGCTGCACAATATAATTTAGGTGAAGTAGATTCAAATATTGGATCTGAAAATTTTGGTGAAGTTGAGTTTTCTCAAGGAATTGGTTCTCAACTAAATCACGCTCGTAATGATTTAGATGCTTTAATTACAAATCTTCAAGTTAGAGGAACAATCAAAAATAATGACAAACAATGGGATTTTGGTGTAAAATATCAAAAGGAAGATATACAAGACAGAATTAGAGAATGGGAAGTTATAGATTCTTTAGGTTTTTCAATTAGACCTCCACATCATTCAGGAAACAATCAACCTTACGATCCTTTTGAAGGTGAAATTACTCCTTATCAATCTATCAGAAAAGATAATAACGTTGCTATTTCTCGTTTTTCTGGCTTTGTACAATTCAATCAACGTTTGTTTTGGAACGATCACGAAGTATTCTATAATTTAGGAATTAGAGCACAAAATTGGTCTGTAACTGGTAATGGGGTTGATTCTGAAAATCAAACAATAATTAGTCCTAGATTACAATTTGCCATAAAACCTGATTGGGAAAAAGATATGCTTTTTAGAGTTTCTGGAGGAATGTATGCGCAACCACCTTCTTACAGAGAATTAAGAGATTTTAATGGCGATTTAAATGTTGATGTAAAAGCTCAAAAATCCATACATTTTGTAACTGGTATGGATTATAGTTTTACAATGTGGGACAGACCTTTTAAATTAACCACAGAAATGTATTACAAAGATTTATCTGATGTAAATGCCTATTCTATAGATAATGTTAGAATAAGATATAGAGCAGATAACGCAACAACAGCTTATGCATACGGATTAGATATGCGTTTAAATGGTGAGTTTGTTCCAGGAAGTGAAAGTTGGGTGAGTTTAGGTTATTTAAAAACTGAAGAAAACATTAATAATCAAGGTAATATTGCAAGACCTTCTGATCAACGCATTAAATTCGGTATTCTGTTTCAAGATTATGTACCTAATTTGCCAGATTTAAAAGCCTACTTAAATTTAGTATATAATTCTGGTGTTCCGGGTGGTTCGCCTTCTTATTCAGATCCTTATAATTTTCAAGATAGATTAAGAGATTATAGACGTGCAGATTTAGGAGTTTCTTATGTTTTTGCTGATAATAATAAACAGTTTACAACGGGTTTGTTGTCTAAATTTAAAGAACTTACTGCTGGTTTAGAACTTTTTAATATGTTCGATATTCAGAATGCAATTACCAATACTTGGGTTAGAGATGTATATTCTAAAACACAATACGGAATTCCTAATTACATGACTGGTAGAGTTTTAAATTTTAAAGTGTCTATGAAATTTTAA
- a CDS encoding SusC/RagA family TonB-linked outer membrane protein — protein sequence MKHKFLGKFLILISFFLSTIAFSQKVISGKVIDETGTPLPGASINIIGENKWTTSDFDGNFTIEYKDDNSKIKIVFLGYLDQEIIIGNRNNITITMQSDVNTLSEVIVTALGIKRSQKKVGYATQKVEAETIKEISAPNAANLITGKVAGLTVSNPTGLFQAPSFSLRGKTPLIVVDGIPVSTDFYDISPDDIIDITVLKGTSASALYGYRGGNGAIQITTSKGKKSDGLEITVSQNTMVSAGFTVFPETQTEYGNGSNGQYEFWDGQDGGISDGDMIWGPKFEPGVKIAQWNSPILDNTTGEVTPWWGDVSGTKYDDKSRYSRVPIEWKYHNNLKDFLRTGVISTTNFSVTNSTEKGSYRLSGNYKSHTGRVPNTNLKTAGLTFNSSTKLSDKLTLDSKFAFNKVYSPNYPRHGYGPKNHMYTILIWMGDDVNGQELNEHRYIPGQEGYRQANFNYAWYNNVYFAAHELNQKYDSNVLNGQLKLNYKVTDDLNIQATGSAVLKDRFEDRESPKSYLNYGDPRDGDYKTWNTNYLDVDYNILATYNKEISEQFSFSANVGASSEYHKYQQEYNATDGIIVPELYSLNNTKGNIKGSTNFSERSVNSIYGMLELDFDNKLFLTLTGRTDKHSTLPTDNNSLFYPSVSLSTMVSEWFTLPEAINYLKVFGSWAQVKRSLSAYQINSYYDNAGTFDGSPELSYSGSLVNPDIEGSLTTNVELGLSAGFLNNRIGLDFAYYNAIDENSIINLPISLGSGFSSKIENAHEFTTNGYEVSVRATPIKNTEFRWDVLTNWSKKVQRLTRLDEGAEQYNNLRLNDRTDAYYATVWEKSADGDLILDANTGMPTKNPYKQNIGNKNPDWRFGIENTFKYKDFSLKIGIDGVWGGLMRSLTVEKMWWGGKHPNSTLYRDAEYANGIGTVYVPTGVNVTGGTVQRDLNGNVTSDTRTYATHTSAVSWQAWSQNYPYRAQVTQEESETFANVFDRSYLKLRTVTLGYDLTDVLKLKGFKQINASLNGYNLFILKKADIIDPDFGNDDNLQDPSTRYLGLGLTLKF from the coding sequence ATGAAACACAAGTTTTTAGGTAAATTTTTAATTTTAATTTCTTTTTTTCTCAGCACAATTGCTTTTTCGCAAAAAGTTATTTCTGGAAAAGTTATAGATGAAACAGGAACACCTTTACCAGGTGCATCAATTAATATTATTGGTGAAAACAAATGGACCACATCAGACTTTGATGGTAATTTTACAATAGAGTATAAAGATGATAATAGTAAAATTAAAATTGTATTCTTAGGTTATTTAGACCAAGAAATTATCATTGGTAATAGAAACAATATTACTATTACAATGCAATCTGATGTAAATACGTTAAGCGAAGTTATAGTTACTGCATTAGGTATTAAAAGATCTCAAAAAAAGGTGGGTTACGCTACTCAAAAAGTAGAAGCAGAAACTATTAAAGAAATATCAGCACCAAATGCTGCTAATTTAATTACTGGTAAAGTAGCAGGTTTAACAGTAAGTAATCCTACAGGTTTATTTCAAGCACCTTCATTTTCTTTAAGAGGTAAAACGCCTTTAATTGTTGTAGATGGTATCCCTGTAAGCACAGATTTTTATGATATTTCTCCTGATGATATTATTGATATAACTGTTTTAAAAGGTACATCTGCTTCTGCGTTATATGGTTATCGCGGAGGAAATGGAGCAATTCAGATTACGACTTCTAAAGGTAAAAAATCAGACGGATTAGAAATTACAGTTTCTCAAAATACAATGGTAAGTGCTGGTTTTACTGTTTTTCCAGAAACGCAAACAGAATATGGAAATGGTTCTAATGGACAATATGAATTTTGGGACGGACAAGATGGTGGTATTTCTGATGGAGATATGATTTGGGGACCAAAATTTGAGCCAGGTGTAAAAATTGCGCAATGGAATAGCCCTATTTTAGATAATACAACTGGTGAAGTTACGCCTTGGTGGGGAGATGTAAGTGGAACAAAATATGATGATAAATCTCGTTATTCTAGAGTACCAATTGAATGGAAATATCATAATAACTTAAAAGATTTTTTAAGGACAGGCGTTATAAGTACTACAAACTTTTCGGTTACCAATTCTACAGAAAAAGGATCTTATCGATTATCTGGAAATTACAAATCTCATACAGGTAGAGTACCTAACACAAACTTAAAAACTGCTGGTTTAACTTTTAACTCATCAACTAAATTATCAGATAAATTAACTTTAGATTCTAAGTTTGCGTTTAATAAAGTTTACTCACCAAACTATCCAAGACATGGTTACGGACCAAAAAACCATATGTATACTATTTTAATCTGGATGGGAGATGATGTAAACGGACAAGAATTAAACGAACATAGATATATTCCTGGTCAAGAAGGATATAGACAAGCTAACTTTAATTATGCTTGGTACAATAATGTGTATTTTGCAGCACACGAATTAAATCAGAAATATGATTCTAATGTTTTAAATGGTCAATTAAAATTAAATTATAAGGTAACTGATGATTTAAATATTCAAGCAACGGGTTCTGCTGTTTTAAAAGATAGATTTGAAGACAGAGAAAGTCCTAAATCTTATTTAAACTACGGAGATCCAAGAGATGGAGATTACAAAACTTGGAACACCAATTATTTAGATGTAGATTACAATATTCTTGCTACTTACAACAAAGAAATTTCTGAACAATTTTCGTTTAGTGCTAATGTTGGGGCATCATCAGAATATCATAAATATCAACAAGAATACAATGCAACAGATGGTATTATTGTTCCAGAATTGTATAGTTTAAACAATACAAAGGGTAACATTAAAGGGAGTACCAATTTTTCTGAAAGGTCTGTAAATAGTATCTACGGAATGTTAGAACTAGATTTTGATAATAAATTATTTTTAACACTTACGGGTAGAACTGATAAACACTCTACATTACCAACAGATAATAATTCTTTATTTTATCCATCAGTATCTTTAAGTACAATGGTTTCTGAATGGTTTACTTTGCCAGAAGCTATCAATTATTTAAAAGTTTTTGGTTCTTGGGCACAGGTAAAAAGATCTTTAAGTGCGTATCAAATAAATTCTTATTATGATAATGCGGGTACTTTTGATGGTAGCCCAGAATTATCATATTCTGGTAGTTTGGTAAATCCTGATATAGAAGGCTCGTTAACTACAAATGTTGAATTAGGTTTAAGCGCAGGATTTTTAAATAATAGAATAGGTTTAGATTTTGCTTACTACAATGCAATTGATGAAAATTCTATAATTAACTTACCAATTTCTTTAGGTTCTGGGTTTTCATCAAAAATAGAAAATGCTCACGAATTTACAACAAATGGTTATGAAGTTTCTGTTAGAGCAACACCTATAAAAAATACAGAATTTAGATGGGATGTTTTAACCAACTGGTCTAAAAAAGTACAGCGTTTAACAAGATTAGATGAAGGTGCAGAACAATACAATAATTTAAGATTAAATGATAGAACTGATGCTTATTACGCAACAGTTTGGGAAAAATCTGCAGATGGCGATTTAATTTTAGATGCCAATACAGGTATGCCAACTAAAAATCCTTATAAACAAAATATTGGTAACAAAAATCCGGATTGGAGATTTGGAATCGAGAATACCTTTAAATACAAAGATTTTTCATTAAAAATTGGTATTGATGGTGTTTGGGGAGGTTTAATGAGATCTTTAACCGTAGAGAAAATGTGGTGGGGAGGTAAACATCCAAATTCTACATTGTATAGAGATGCAGAATATGCAAACGGAATTGGAACTGTATATGTACCAACAGGAGTAAATGTTACTGGCGGAACTGTACAAAGAGATTTAAATGGAAATGTAACTTCAGATACAAGAACTTATGCAACACATACATCTGCAGTAAGTTGGCAAGCTTGGTCTCAAAACTACCCTTATAGAGCGCAAGTAACTCAAGAAGAAAGCGAAACTTTTGCAAATGTTTTTGATAGATCTTATTTAAAATTAAGAACAGTTACTTTGGGTTACGATTTAACAGATGTTTTAAAACTTAAGGGTTTTAAACAAATTAATGCAAGTTTAAATGGTTACAACTTATTTATTTTGAAAAAAGCAGACATCATTGATCCTGATTTTGGGAATGATGACAATTTACAAGATCCTTCTACAAGATATTTAGGTTTAGGTTTAACTTTAAAATTTTAA
- a CDS encoding SusD/RagB family nutrient-binding outer membrane lipoprotein codes for MNNFKTILFFVMVVIFSSCEDLDINNNPNKVSETHPSLLLTNITTSAFQVKGTGAMYASRMIVQTDGESTSQFYKWDRAGFGDYNSLRQVTKMIEEAERVEDDAYIGIGYFFKAYYFYNLTLTFGDVPYAEALKGETEDLYQPKYSTQEEVFTGILTELETANSLLDGSNIISGDPIFNGDTNKWKKLINSFRLKVLLSLSKKAGSSSLNIKNEFASIYSSQSIISSSEESAKLEFVDVVDSRYTEFNSSGYGSGLYMASTFVDLLKEREDARLFAISGQTKNAKEAGLAISDFNAYAGGDPIAAYNDVNLLAAEGKVSKVNDRYTKDPTAEAHNLLSYSEVQFILAEAALKGWISGDAQTFYENGIKANYQFYNTYAKGLEEYYTEAAALKYISGAKVNLTNATTVSDKLEFIITQKYFTSFLQGGWNMYFDHLRTGYPDFPYLGSDTPPTRWIYPLDEYNNNSENVTEAISRQFGAANDGIRELTWWLK; via the coding sequence ATGAACAATTTTAAAACAATACTATTCTTTGTAATGGTTGTTATTTTTTCTTCTTGCGAAGATTTAGACATCAATAACAATCCAAATAAAGTAAGCGAAACGCACCCAAGTTTATTATTAACTAACATTACAACATCTGCTTTTCAAGTAAAAGGTACAGGAGCAATGTATGCTTCTAGAATGATAGTACAAACAGATGGAGAAAGTACTTCTCAATTTTACAAATGGGATAGAGCAGGTTTTGGCGATTATAATAGCTTAAGACAAGTTACTAAAATGATAGAAGAAGCAGAAAGAGTAGAAGACGATGCTTACATTGGTATTGGTTATTTTTTTAAAGCTTATTATTTTTATAACCTTACCTTAACTTTTGGCGATGTTCCTTATGCAGAGGCTTTAAAAGGAGAAACTGAAGATTTGTATCAACCTAAATATAGTACACAAGAAGAAGTCTTTACAGGAATTTTAACTGAGTTAGAAACCGCAAACTCTTTGTTAGATGGTTCTAATATTATTTCTGGAGATCCAATTTTTAATGGTGATACTAATAAATGGAAAAAACTAATCAACTCTTTTCGATTAAAAGTTTTATTATCGCTTTCTAAAAAAGCAGGAAGCTCTTCATTAAATATTAAAAATGAATTTGCTTCGATTTACAGCTCTCAATCTATCATTTCTTCATCAGAAGAAAGTGCAAAATTAGAGTTTGTAGATGTTGTAGATTCTAGATATACCGAATTTAATTCTAGTGGTTATGGTTCTGGTTTATATATGGCATCTACATTTGTAGATTTATTAAAAGAAAGAGAAGATGCTAGATTGTTTGCAATTTCTGGTCAAACTAAAAATGCAAAAGAAGCGGGTTTAGCTATTAGTGATTTTAATGCTTACGCAGGCGGAGATCCTATTGCTGCTTATAATGATGTTAATTTATTAGCTGCAGAAGGTAAAGTATCTAAAGTAAATGATAGATATACAAAAGATCCAACTGCAGAGGCTCATAATCTTTTAAGTTATTCTGAAGTGCAATTTATTTTAGCAGAAGCTGCTCTAAAAGGATGGATTTCTGGTGATGCACAAACTTTTTATGAAAACGGAATTAAAGCTAATTATCAATTTTATAATACTTACGCTAAAGGTTTAGAAGAATATTATACAGAAGCAGCGGCTTTAAAATATATATCTGGTGCTAAAGTTAACCTTACAAATGCAACAACAGTTTCAGATAAGTTAGAATTTATCATCACTCAAAAGTATTTTACTTCATTTTTACAAGGGGGTTGGAACATGTATTTTGATCACCTAAGAACAGGTTATCCAGATTTTCCTTATTTAGGTTCAGATACTCCTCCTACAAGATGGATTTATCCTTTAGATGAATATAATAACAATTCAGAAAATGTTACAGAGGCAATTTCTAGACAATTTGGTGCTGCTAACGATGGTATTAGAGAATTAACTTGGTGGTTAAAATAA